TTCCGGGATTCCTCAAGGCGTCCTTTGAGGACTTCGAGAGAGTGCTGCCCTTCTGAGTCCAGAGCTTTCCAATCCGTATCCAGAAGATTGGGGATGTTTTTTCCTTCGAAATTGCCTCCCAGGGTGATTCCGTAGGCTTGGCAGTAGAGCCGGCCTTCTTCATTACCAAGAATCCCGTGAATTTCCCGGGGAGTCCAGACATAGAATTTTCCTTCCACTCCTTCGGAGTCCGCATCCTCTGCAGAATAAAAGCCTCCTTCCGCAGCGGTCATATCCCGGAGGACATAAGCGAAGATCTCCCGGGCCTTTTGCTCATCATGAGGGTCATGCTGAGCTTGATAGTTTTCAAGATAGGCGATGGCTAATAAGCCATTGTCATAGAGCATTTTTTCGAAATGAGGAACAAGCCAATGACGGTCCGTGCTGTAACGGGCAAAGCCAAAGCCCACATGATCAAAGATACCGCCCTGCCCCATGCGTTCCAGGGTGGTTCGGACCATAAGAGCAGCCTGCTGGGCCTCCGGATCATCACCATGGTCATGGGCGTAACGAAGAAGAAAGGTTAAATGATGGGGAGTGGGAAATTTGGGCGCTCGTCCAAACCCTCCGTATTGACGATCAAAGGATTTTTGCAAGGTTTGAAAGGCTGTGTCCAGAATCTCTTTAGCCCAAGGAATAAAATCGTCCTGCTGGGCAGGAGTCAGTGAACTCGCCAAGGGTTCTTCACGGGAAGTAACGGCCTTATAGATGGCTTCAGCCGAGCCGCGAATCTTGGGCTGATCTTTTGCCCAAAGCTCTCCCAGCTGGGACAAAAGGCCGAGAATTCCCGGTCTTCCGTAGCGGCTTTCTTTGGGGAAATAGGTCCCGGCATAGAAAGGCTTCCGCTCATCGGGAGTCAGAAACAGGGTCAAAGGCCATCCCCCTGAGCCGGTGAGAGCCTGGCAGAATTCCATATAGATATGGTCGACATCAGGACGTTCTTCCCGATCCACTTTAATAGGCACGAAGTAACGGTTAATGAGCTGGGCAACTTCCTGGTCTTCAAAGGATTCCCGTTCCATGACATGACACCAATGACAAGTCGCTTACAGTACCCAGCTACGAGTACCCAATAGATAAGAAGATCGGCTTATCTTCGGCTTTTGCTTTGGCAAAAGCTTCTTCACTCCAGGAATACCAATCAACTGGATTGTAAGCGTGTTGAAGAAGATAAGGAGACTTTTCATTTATCAATCTATTGGGTATGCTTTTAATGTTTGCCATCGGGCATCACCTCCTTTATTTTTTGGAAGTATTTATCAAGTCTTTATTATAATTATAACTATAATATGTTATACCCTAACAAGCCAGTAAATATGTTGTAATTTGAGTATCCCTTTAAGGGCTGAATTCTTGGACGCGGAGGAAGCTCATGATGGTGGCTGGCTGTATTTTTCTTCTATATACATCAAGCAGTATGAATTCATGACGCTCACCTTCCTCAGTATAAAAATATTTTTAAATTGCTCCATATTAATTAACTTGTATCAATAAATTCCATATATTGTATTGAGGACAGTATTTTGGCGAAACTGTTTGATTATGACATGCACTTGGTGCTAAACGATGTGGAGGGATAAACTAATGGCTGAATTAACAACCGGTTTGATTGAAAATACTGCTGTATTCGGGGTCAGACCAACCGTTACCTTGGTAGTAAGGATTACAAATGATGGGACCACAACAGAATCGGTGACGACTGAAGGCAGCTTCGTTTTGGGTGCAGCAAAAGTACTCTATGTATTAGAGTCCATTAATCTGTTGCCCGGTGAAGCGGTGGAAAAAATATATTTTGCCGATTTTGATGCTTTTGAATTTCAATTTTCCACCAGCTCACCGAAAGTAGTCATATCGGCCTGGGGGAAGGATGAGGTAGGCAATTTAGTGGCAGCCCATCGAGTCTTGCCGGCAGAACTTGACAATACCACTTTACCGGCAGCATCAAACTTTGCAGACTTTTTTGCCCTGATGCCACCTGATAATGCGGCAACAGTTGCTCCCGGTACTGACGTAAGCTTTCCCCAAGATGGACCTACCAGCGGAACAACGATTACCAGAACGAGTGATACTGAATTTAACTTGTCTGCAATCGGCACTTATCAGGTTTTGTTCCAGGTAAGTGTGAGCGAGGCGGGTCAGTTGGTTTTAACTCTCGATGGGGACGACTTGGCATATACGGCAGTCGGGCGGGCAACCGGTACTTCTCAAATAGTGGGAATGGCCTATGTGACGACAACGGTCACTGATTCAGTGCTCACTGTCCGAAACCCTGCCGACAACGCAACAGCGCTGACCATTACCCCTATCGCCGGGGGTACAGTACCTGTTTCGGCTCAACTGGTTATCACACAAATCGCCTAGATAAAATCTGCAGTATAAGTGAAGCTTGGTTTGTGCGTCTGGCACAAACCAAGCTTTTTTTATTTTTTATAGATGCTTTTTCAGATGAGTGGAATTCTTGCACACTCAATTTAGATAAGCCCATTTAGAGTCAATTATTGGTTATAGTATACCGTTTTGCCCTCAATGGCAGGTGGAGTAGCCTATGCAGCACAGCCGTTGGCGCATCGATATTAAGTTGGGATGTGCATAATCGTCTTGTTTTATTGGAATCATGAAAGGCAGGGAAGAGCTTTTTTCTGCTATGCTATGGTTACCTGAACAGGGAAGGAAGATTGCCTTGATCGACGTACATAATATGACCAAAAAATATGGCAAGTTAAAGGCTAACGATAACATCAATCTTTCGGTGTCGGCCGGGGAGCTTGCCGTTCTTCTGGGTCCCAACGGCGCGGGGAAATCCACATTAATAAAATCCGTATGCGGGCTGCTGCGGTATAAGGGTTCCATCACGATCGGAGGGCATGAAAATCATACGGTGGAAGCGAAGCGGCTCTTGGGGTATGTGCCGGAATTCCCTGTACTCTACCCAATGCTGACGGTGAGCGAACACTTGGAATTCATTGCCAAGGCGTATCGGCTGGAAAGTTGGGAGGAAAGAGCGGAGGAACTGCTCCGCCGCTTTGAACTGGATGATAAGAAGCTGAAGTTAGGCAAAGAGCTTTCCAAAGGAATGCAGCAAAAGGTCAGTGTCTGCTGTGCGCTTTTGCCGGAACCCAAGACCGTTATTTTTGATGAACCGCTGGTTGGGCTTGATCCCCATGGCATTCGTGAGCTGAAAAACCTGATTGCCCAGCTTCGGGACAGCGGTTGCGCTCTGATTGTGAGCACCCATATGATTGAAAGTATGGAAGACAATTGGGACGTGACCTATATTATGGTCAAGGGCAAAATAGAGCGCGTAGTCCGCCGTGGGGAGATAGCAGGCCGAAGCCTGGAAGATGTCTATTTTGCGATCACGGAAAGAAAGCTTCAAGGGGGTGCACAATGAACAGCCTGGTGTTCCTGTTGGTGAAAAGCGCCAAAAACAGTTTTTTTGAGTTACTGCGCAAGCCGGCAAAGCTGATTATGTGGATTATATTCATTGCCATGATTGTGGGACTCATTGTTCTTTCGCTGTTTACCACCCAGGAAGGGGACAGTTTCCAGGATATCATCTGGTTAAAGGGGATTCTTTTTCTGCTCATTCTGCTTTTTGTCGTGATTGCGGTTCAAAAAGGACTTTCCAACGGTGATGCAATCTTTGACATGAATGATGTCAATTTGCTGTTCGTTTCTCCGGTCAACCCCCGCCTGATTTTGATGTACGGAATTGTTAAAATGGCCAAAATGTCCTTTCTCGCCGGATTTTTTATTCTCTTCCAAAGCAATTCCCTTAAGCTCGGCTTTGGGGTCGGATTTGACGCAGTGCTCATTGTCCTGCTTGGGTTTATGCTGGCCAACAGCCTGCTTCAGATTATATCTCTGTTGATTTACACCCTGACCAACAGCAGGCCCAAGCGGAAAATGGCGGTGAGAATCATCGCCGTAGCAGTCTTTCTGCCGCTTGTAGCAACGCTGGGCAGCCAGCTTACGGTCACCGGTAACCCGATGATGGGGCTGGAAACTACCATGCGGTCGCCGGTGTTTTCCTGGACACCGGTAGCAGGCTGGGCCTCGGAGGGTGTTGTTGCGCTGATTGCCGGCGACCTGGCAAAGGGCCTGCTGTTTCTGGGCATAACGGTGCTGACCGGCGCACTCCTGATTCTCTATATCGCTTTGAGCAACCCCGATTATTATGAGGATGTACTGGTGGCCACCGAAACCACCTTTGAGAAAAAACGCAGCCTATCCGAGGGGCAGATTAACCCGGAAGCTGCTTCGGCTAAGAAAATAAAGGTGGCCAGGACGGGCATCAGCGGACTTGGTTCGAACACGATTTTTTACAAACACCTGCGTGAATCCTTCCGCGCCAACCGGTTTGGCCTTTGGGGATTACCATCCCTTATTATGATTGTGAGTGTGGCAATTTTATCTTTGTTTCTGCCCTCCGATGCGGGTGGCGGCCTATTGATTATCCTGCAGATTCTGATGTGGATACAAATTTTCATGATCGGGACAGGGAGAGGGTTGAAGGAGCTGTATGCCCATTATATCTACCTGATTCCCGATAGTTCTTTTCGGAAAA
This genomic window from Desulfitobacterium chlororespirans DSM 11544 contains:
- a CDS encoding ABC transporter ATP-binding protein, which encodes MIDVHNMTKKYGKLKANDNINLSVSAGELAVLLGPNGAGKSTLIKSVCGLLRYKGSITIGGHENHTVEAKRLLGYVPEFPVLYPMLTVSEHLEFIAKAYRLESWEERAEELLRRFELDDKKLKLGKELSKGMQQKVSVCCALLPEPKTVIFDEPLVGLDPHGIRELKNLIAQLRDSGCALIVSTHMIESMEDNWDVTYIMVKGKIERVVRRGEIAGRSLEDVYFAITERKLQGGAQ
- a CDS encoding putative ABC exporter domain-containing protein, whose amino-acid sequence is MNSLVFLLVKSAKNSFFELLRKPAKLIMWIIFIAMIVGLIVLSLFTTQEGDSFQDIIWLKGILFLLILLFVVIAVQKGLSNGDAIFDMNDVNLLFVSPVNPRLILMYGIVKMAKMSFLAGFFILFQSNSLKLGFGVGFDAVLIVLLGFMLANSLLQIISLLIYTLTNSRPKRKMAVRIIAVAVFLPLVATLGSQLTVTGNPMMGLETTMRSPVFSWTPVAGWASEGVVALIAGDLAKGLLFLGITVLTGALLILYIALSNPDYYEDVLVATETTFEKKRSLSEGQINPEAASAKKIKVARTGISGLGSNTIFYKHLRESFRANRFGLWGLPSLIMIVSVAILSLFLPSDAGGGLLIILQILMWIQIFMIGTGRGLKELYAHYIYLIPDSSFRKIVWSNLEIAFKVLEESVVLFSVSGLIMGENIVLIVLTIAVYTLFSFLLLGINYLSMRWTGADVSAGLMIMLYMFAVMIIMAPGLAAAIALGSMIEGIGVLIGMGVLAGWELLVGLLCFALSKGILHNCDMPVLRTGK